A portion of the Geminocystis sp. NIES-3709 genome contains these proteins:
- a CDS encoding YbaK/EbsC family protein, with translation MTITVDLTQPTQATDKIIALFQNSDIDYKHIHHDECRTSEESQKARAEGGAGIVIGAKAILMKIDLKQTESQFWLFVLAGDKSIDSKSLKKSLKQKFSDFKKFRFSTAEEMAEVTNGLQPGTMPPFGKPIFADIAHLFIDRSLLNHDVVGFNAACLTQSLVIPTKDYIKVAHPTDFFDFCA, from the coding sequence ATGACTATTACAGTTGACTTAACTCAACCAACACAAGCCACAGACAAAATTATCGCTTTATTCCAAAATTCTGATATTGACTATAAACATATTCACCATGATGAATGTCGCACCTCTGAAGAAAGCCAAAAAGCCCGTGCCGAAGGTGGGGCTGGTATAGTAATTGGTGCTAAAGCTATCTTAATGAAAATTGATTTGAAACAAACAGAAAGTCAATTTTGGCTTTTTGTACTTGCGGGGGATAAGTCCATTGATTCTAAATCCTTGAAGAAGTCTCTAAAACAAAAATTTAGTGATTTCAAGAAATTTCGTTTTTCCACTGCGGAAGAAATGGCAGAAGTTACTAACGGTTTACAGCCCGGCACAATGCCACCTTTTGGCAAACCAATTTTTGCAGACATAGCCCATTTATTTATTGATCGTAGCTTATTAAACCATGATGTGGTTGGTTTTAATGCCGCTTGTTTGACTCAATCTTTAGTTATTCCTACAAAAGATTATATCAAGGTAGCTCACCCCACTGATTTTTTTGATTTTTGTGCTTAG
- a CDS encoding VOC family protein produces MKQIIFHLAFPISDITQTEQFYVEGLGCKIGRKTANAIILDFYGHQIVGHITTQKIEVQKGVYPRHFGLVFTNENDFETLLKIAEEKQLKFYQSPKRRFTDTPVEHRSFFLEDPFSNLLEFKFYCHSEAIFGSTFYAQIGDR; encoded by the coding sequence ATGAAGCAAATTATTTTTCATTTAGCCTTTCCTATTAGCGATATTACCCAAACTGAGCAATTTTATGTAGAAGGTTTAGGTTGTAAAATTGGTCGTAAAACTGCTAATGCTATCATTTTAGACTTTTATGGACATCAAATTGTTGGTCATATCACTACTCAAAAAATTGAAGTTCAAAAAGGTGTCTATCCTCGACATTTTGGCTTAGTTTTTACTAATGAAAATGACTTTGAAACTCTCTTAAAAATAGCAGAAGAAAAGCAACTTAAATTTTATCAATCCCCTAAGCGACGCTTTACTGATACACCTGTTGAACATCGTAGTTTCTTTTTAGAAGATCCTTTTTCTAACTTATTAGAGTTTAAATTTTACTGCCATTCTGAAGCAATTTTTGGTAGTACATTTTATGCCCAAATTGGTGATAGGTAG
- a CDS encoding translation initiation factor IF-2, whose protein sequence is MIAEKGCNVTIIKDSLIEDSYFLNLFLSLDEVNLGFCADLAKDDSLRERINEYEHEVALRDREMARRNFQRHTIRLKYGENHYVDRVISIYQDKNKKTKYAKKDFYPKYLEGNKWIEKLGDDRSKWQLYRREYFPYCVNKWMLWHEGEKAADYALSKGLISTCVCGSLAKDKDYIKSKMSELAMVHKGIVFIADNDKIGKDKANELMSIAIELGILAIVLPIEVIYPEAQKGDDFVEFSQSLSQTDNENLKNIIESGIALNKDKLKEIIKEIITKPDAKKVIKIEEDNEAYGNIINNPSEYGKVILAGEEARHRAYVAVTQNDLKEHSAITIEQLKVAVDHNEFSEFQAELIRQYNKLSKKYKIGFKDGVVRIPDFGKEKIIFNPDTFYLSIKEDFNNEPTIVIPPKYCYPNDRAKIINHLRTIGVKYVFDNSQTGGWKSATVSKLNNILYLDTNYKNPSNPELKTAPENTPRTYYGLYMVNGEVKADPNEEIRLKGEDPNYPNIYKIAFGNCHLKPAFTNLQSKGYPVTDNLPCQKCEFKKTCSFTGGLYKHETKKDIANILGYGIGRMHPSQLTTEKLMKTFPHFGLVWEEVGTLPIINEYHYTTKELKDLIIKLLQADDSVIQGKKKDQIINVATWLIGIIDPQNGRQYIESASKYFGLPHNIIKENMPELPELNSDEYLSLVQFLDPKLEETLPNTNFSFEEVKHVSNQFKEKRRQEEKEVRNHKRSELMDNVESLPINPYHLLEAIFALNPTSILSTQKITKKNNIHTQEITQNNNAHTQEITQNNNAHTQEITQNNNAHTQEITQNNNAHTQEITQNNNAHTQEITQNNNAHTQEITQNNNTYTQEITQNNNTYTQEITQNNNTYTQEITQNNNTYTQEITQKNNTYTQEISKKNNTYTQEISKKNNTHTQEISKKNNTHTQEISKKNNTHTQEISKKNNTHTQEITQKNNTHTQEITQKNNTHTQEISKKNNTQWVLSVSSYNETYSNLAKLSKFNLFMDATATATQVKAIFSICDEPLVTIQNEKVFLDNLKVFNIDIQGLGSNEWSTEAIDRAKTGIDLIKAQNPHKKIAVMTLKRYAKNLNTPYWYGKHDRGTNELLGYDAIIFVGTPYINIGAVQREYNILFSNRDNSPTFEQYYLQKIYELRMQGLGRSRAQHFKDKIIHQFYLTTNEDLSYLKEMGLEYKEVDGVILSPELGSKGDRTIAKIKATVVSLIKSGVKATCETVGEALNLTKQAISKAVKGLGLTWKEFIFCQLSLLKSYIGEVDKTGGEIHWSEYQMKDNPQHLIKIVMDNIKEKGVSGFLEVVKGLELPYYMASRLLWAVSPLFDDRLADLSINLSAMVFEGIDDNVKM, encoded by the coding sequence ATGATAGCAGAAAAAGGCTGTAATGTAACGATTATCAAAGATTCCTTAATCGAAGATTCTTATTTCCTTAACTTATTCCTTAGCTTAGATGAAGTTAATCTAGGCTTCTGTGCTGACTTGGCAAAAGATGACAGCCTCCGAGAAAGAATAAATGAGTACGAGCACGAAGTGGCGCTGCGCGATCGAGAAATGGCGCGGAGAAATTTTCAAAGGCATACGATAAGATTAAAATACGGTGAGAATCATTATGTAGATCGGGTAATAAGTATTTATCAAGATAAAAATAAGAAAACCAAATATGCTAAAAAGGATTTTTACCCGAAATACTTAGAAGGAAATAAATGGATTGAGAAATTAGGAGACGATCGCAGTAAATGGCAACTATATCGTAGAGAGTATTTTCCTTACTGCGTAAATAAATGGATGTTATGGCACGAAGGAGAAAAAGCCGCCGATTATGCCCTATCAAAAGGATTAATTAGTACTTGCGTATGTGGTTCATTAGCTAAAGATAAAGACTATATCAAGTCAAAAATGTCAGAATTGGCAATGGTACACAAGGGGATAGTCTTCATTGCCGATAATGATAAAATAGGAAAAGACAAAGCTAATGAGTTAATGTCCATCGCCATTGAATTAGGAATATTAGCCATCGTATTGCCCATTGAGGTAATTTATCCCGAAGCCCAAAAAGGTGATGATTTTGTTGAATTTAGTCAAAGTTTAAGTCAGACGGATAACGAAAATCTGAAGAATATAATTGAGAGTGGCATCGCCTTAAATAAGGATAAACTCAAAGAAATAATCAAAGAAATAATCACAAAACCTGATGCCAAAAAGGTTATTAAGATTGAGGAAGATAACGAAGCCTATGGCAACATAATTAACAATCCGTCCGAATACGGAAAAGTAATTCTTGCTGGTGAAGAAGCACGACATCGAGCGTATGTTGCCGTAACTCAAAATGACCTCAAAGAACATTCTGCTATTACCATTGAACAATTAAAAGTTGCCGTTGATCATAATGAGTTTTCTGAGTTTCAAGCTGAACTTATCAGACAATACAACAAACTCAGTAAGAAATACAAAATCGGTTTTAAGGATGGTGTTGTAAGAATACCTGATTTTGGCAAAGAAAAAATTATCTTCAATCCTGATACTTTCTACTTGAGCATAAAAGAAGACTTTAATAACGAGCCAACCATCGTAATTCCCCCGAAATATTGTTACCCTAACGATCGAGCAAAAATTATCAATCATTTACGGACAATCGGAGTTAAATACGTTTTTGACAATTCGCAAACGGGGGGATGGAAAAGTGCCACTGTCTCCAAATTAAATAACATTTTATATCTGGACACCAACTACAAAAATCCGAGTAATCCTGAGTTAAAAACAGCACCAGAGAATACCCCTCGCACTTATTACGGGTTATACATGGTTAACGGAGAAGTAAAAGCAGATCCTAATGAAGAAATCCGATTAAAAGGGGAAGATCCAAACTACCCAAATATTTATAAGATAGCGTTCGGTAACTGTCACTTAAAACCAGCATTTACCAACCTTCAAAGTAAAGGTTATCCTGTCACCGATAATCTACCCTGTCAGAAATGTGAATTTAAGAAAACCTGTTCCTTTACGGGGGGCTTATATAAACATGAAACGAAAAAAGACATAGCCAATATTTTGGGGTATGGCATCGGAAGGATGCACCCGTCACAATTAACGACAGAAAAATTAATGAAGACATTTCCTCATTTTGGCTTGGTATGGGAGGAAGTTGGCACTTTACCTATTATCAACGAATATCATTACACTACCAAGGAATTAAAAGATTTAATCATCAAACTATTACAAGCTGATGATAGCGTTATTCAAGGTAAAAAGAAAGACCAAATAATTAACGTTGCCACTTGGTTAATAGGTATTATTGATCCTCAAAACGGACGGCAATATATAGAAAGTGCCTCAAAATATTTTGGATTGCCTCACAACATTATTAAGGAAAATATGCCTGAGCTTCCTGAATTAAATAGTGATGAATACTTATCCCTAGTTCAATTCCTAGATCCGAAATTAGAAGAAACATTGCCTAATACTAACTTCTCATTCGAGGAAGTAAAACACGTTTCTAATCAATTTAAAGAAAAAAGAAGACAGGAAGAAAAAGAAGTTAGAAACCACAAAAGAAGTGAACTCATGGACAACGTAGAATCATTGCCAATAAATCCTTATCACCTTTTAGAAGCTATTTTTGCCCTCAATCCTACCTCAATATTAAGCACCCAAAAAATAACCAAAAAGAATAATATTCATACTCAAGAAATAACCCAAAATAATAATGCTCATACTCAAGAAATAACCCAAAATAATAATGCTCATACTCAAGAAATAACCCAAAATAATAATGCTCATACTCAAGAAATAACCCAAAATAATAATGCTCATACTCAAGAAATAACCCAAAATAATAATGCTCATACTCAAGAAATAACCCAAAATAATAATGCTCATACTCAAGAAATAACCCAAAATAATAATACTTATACTCAAGAAATAACCCAAAATAATAATACTTATACTCAAGAAATAACCCAAAATAATAATACTTATACTCAAGAAATAACCCAAAATAATAATACTTATACTCAAGAAATAACCCAAAAGAATAATACTTATACTCAAGAAATAAGCAAAAAGAATAATACTTATACTCAAGAAATAAGCAAAAAGAATAATACTCATACTCAAGAAATAAGCAAAAAGAATAATACTCATACTCAAGAAATAAGCAAAAAGAATAATACTCATACTCAAGAAATAAGCAAAAAGAATAATACTCATACTCAAGAAATAACCCAAAAGAATAATACTCATACTCAAGAAATAACCCAAAAGAATAATACTCATACTCAAGAAATAAGCAAAAAGAATAATACTCAATGGGTTTTAAGCGTTTCTTCCTACAATGAGACTTACTCAAATTTAGCTAAACTGAGTAAATTTAATTTGTTCATGGATGCTACCGCCACCGCTACCCAAGTAAAAGCAATTTTCAGTATTTGCGACGAGCCCCTTGTCACCATCCAAAATGAAAAAGTATTCCTAGATAACCTCAAAGTCTTTAATATCGATATTCAAGGCTTAGGAAGCAATGAATGGTCAACGGAAGCCATCGATCGAGCAAAAACGGGAATTGACTTAATTAAAGCCCAAAACCCCCATAAGAAAATAGCAGTAATGACATTGAAACGTTATGCCAAAAACCTCAATACTCCCTACTGGTATGGCAAACACGACAGAGGGACAAATGAACTATTAGGTTATGATGCAATAATTTTTGTAGGCACTCCTTATATTAATATCGGTGCTGTTCAACGAGAATACAATATTTTATTTAGTAACAGAGATAATTCTCCCACCTTTGAACAATACTATTTGCAAAAAATTTATGAATTGAGGATGCAAGGATTAGGACGATCGCGAGCCCAACATTTTAAAGATAAAATAATACATCAGTTCTATTTAACAACTAATGAAGATTTATCCTACCTGAAAGAAATGGGATTGGAGTATAAGGAAGTGGACGGGGTTATTTTATCCCCCGAATTAGGAAGCAAAGGGGATCGTACCATAGCAAAAATAAAAGCCACCGTTGTATCGTTAATTAAATCAGGAGTGAAAGCCACCTGTGAAACCGTGGGAGAAGCCCTAAACTTAACAAAACAGGCTATAAGTAAGGCAGTGAAAGGGTTAGGACTCACTTGGAAAGAATTTATATTTTGTCAACTTTCCCTATTAAAGTCTTATATAGGAGAAGTTGACAAAACGGGGGGTGAAATTCATTGGTCAGAATACCAAATGAAAGACAATCCACAACACCTAATTAAAATAGTTATGGACAACATTAAAGAAAAGGGAGTAAGTGGATTTTTAGAAGTAGTAAAAGGTTTAGAATTGCCTTATTATATGGCTTCTAGGCTTTTATGGGCAGTCTCACCCTTATTTGACGATCGTCTAGCAGATTTATCTATTAATCTTAGTGCAATGGTTTTTGAGGGTATAGATGATAATGTAAAAATGTGA